The Oncorhynchus tshawytscha isolate Ot180627B linkage group LG05, Otsh_v2.0, whole genome shotgun sequence genome includes a window with the following:
- the rab15 gene encoding ras-related protein Rab-15: MAKQYDVLFRLLLLGDSGVGKTCLLCRFTDNEFHPSHISTIGVDFKMKTLEIDGIKVRIQIWDTAGQERYQTITKQYYRRAQGIFLVYDITSERSFQHIMKWASDVDEYAPDNIQRILIGNKSDEEEKRQVATEQGNKLAKDYGMDFFETSAFTNHNITESFTRLAELVLSANKKDLDLLRASVTDELNLTALEEEEGITDGAAASQKSCWC, encoded by the exons ATGGCTAAGCAGTATGATGTGCTCTTCCGACTCCTGCTTCTCGGTGATTCGGGGGTTGGGAAAACATGTTTATTATGCAGATTCACGGACAACGAATTTCACCCGTCTCACATCTCCACAATCG GAGTCGATTTTAAAATGAAGACACTGGAGATAGACGGCATCAAAGTTAGGATACAGATATG GgacacagcaggacaggagagaTATCAGACCATCACTAAGCAGTACTACAGACGAGCACAG GGAATCTTCCTGGTTTACGACATCACAAGTGAGCGATCCTTCCAGCACATCATGAAGTGGGCCAGCGATGTGGACGAG tatGCTCCTGATAACATCCAGAGGATCCTCATAGGGAACAAGTCAGAcgaggaggagaagaggcaggTAGCTACAGAACAGGGCAACAAGCTGGCCAAGGATTATGGGATGGACTTCTTTGAGACAAGTGCCTTCACCAACCATAACATAACAGAG TCCTTCACGCGATTGGCTGAGCTGGTCCTGTCGGCCAATAAGAAGGACCTGGACCTCCTGAGGGCGTCGGTCACAGACGAGCTCAACCTCACcgccctggaggaggaggagggcatcACAGACGGGGCCGCCGCCTCACAGAAGAGCTGCTGGTGTTaa